A genomic window from Punica granatum isolate Tunisia-2019 chromosome 2, ASM765513v2, whole genome shotgun sequence includes:
- the LOC116196802 gene encoding serine/threonine-protein kinase STY13, producing the protein MLDGAQRFTGIIGLKHHDSNYYDLSPGFYHVLNEGSNMSIDSLASLQTSNGGGSVAMSVDSSVSSSDSHTHILKHQEKRRRANDDYSVAQSVNYRRGRVTHALSDDALAQALMDSSYPTLGLENYDEWTIDLRKLNMGQPFAQGAFGKLYRGTYNGEEVAIKILERPENDPERAQLMEQQFQQEVRMLARLKHPNIVRFIGACRKPMVWCIVTEYAKGGSVRQFLMKRQNRSVPLKLAIRQALDVARGMAYVHGLGLIHRDLKSDNLLIFSDKSIKIADFGVARIEVQTEGMTPETGTYRWMAPEMIQHRPYTQKVDVYSFGIVLWELITGMLPFQNMTAVQAAFAVVNKNIRPIIPNDCLPVLGEIMTRCWDANPNVRPPFTEVVRLLEEAETEILTTVRKARFRCCIMQPMTMD; encoded by the exons ATGTTGGACGGGGCCCAAAGGTTTACCGGGATTATAGGCCTGAAACACCATGACAGCAACTATTATGATCTGTCCCCAGGGTTTTATCATGTACTCAATGAGGGTTCCAACATGTCGATTGATAGCCTGGCGAGCCTTCAGACAAGTAATGGCGGAGGTTCTGTGGCCATGTCTGTAGATAGTAGTGTCAGTTCTAGTGATTCCCATACTCACATTCTGAAACACCAGGAAAAGCGGAGGCGTGCTAATGATGACTACTCGGTGGCACAGAGTGTTAATTATCGCAGGGGAAGGGTGACGCATGCTCTGAGTGATGATGCTCTGGCACAAGCTCTCATGGACAGCAGTTATCCCACCTTGGGACTTGAGAATTATGATGAGTGGACCATAGATTTGAGGAAGCTTAACATGGGGCAACCTTTTGCTCAGGGAGCTTTCGGGAAGCTCTACAGAGGTACTTACAATGGGGAGGAGGTTGCAATCAAGATCTTGGAGAGGCCAGAGAACGATCCTGAGAGGGCACAGCTGATGGAGCAACAGTTTCAGCAGGAAGTGAGGATGTTGGCTAGGTTGAAGCATCCAAACATTGTTCGGTTTATTGGTGCATGCCGTAAGCCTATGGTCTGGTGTATTGTTACTGAATATGCAAAGGGGGGGTCAGTTCGGCAATTCTTAATGAAACGGCAAAACCGGTCTGTTCCGCTAAAACTGGCTATTAGGCAGGCTTTGGATGTTGCCAGGGGCATGGCATATGTTCATGGACTCGGGCTGATTCATAGAGACTTGAAGTCTGACAACCTTCTAATCTTTTCTGATAAATCTATTAAGATTGCTGACTTTGGAGTGGCTCGAATTGAGGTACAGACTGAAGGAATGACACCAGAGACAGGGACATACCGCTGGATGGCTCC GGAGATGATCCAGCACAGGCCCTACACCCAGAAGGTGGACGTGTACAGTTTTGGGATTGTGCTATGGGAGCTGATCACAGGGATGCTCCCTTTCCAGAACATGACGGCGGTGCAGGCGGCTTTTGCGGTTGTGAACAAGAACATCCGCCCCATCATCCCCAATGACTGCCTGCCAGTCCTCGGGGAGATCATGACCCGTTGCTGGGACGCCAACCCCAACGTGAGGCCCCCCTTCACCGAGGTCGTCCGGTTGCTTGAAGAGGCAGAGACTGAGATCTTGACGACCGTCCGGAAGGCCCGTTTCAGATGCTGCATAATGCAGCCCATGACCATGGATTGA